In Synergistales bacterium, a single window of DNA contains:
- a CDS encoding SEC-C domain-containing protein, whose translation MLSRAIENAQKKVEQMHFDIRRQLLMYDNVLSQQREAIYTERRRVLLEEGVTDRAWEVVEDAVNGILEDAYPEEGEAEPHSAQVRLKSIFWPGLEKHLDGVDSAKLLPPAREAIFDELRRRFDGRIAEMGEVMAEEVARAVILHVMDARWKEHLLAMDELRRGIGLRAIGQKDPLLEYQFESYNLFQEMLTKVREGVSEMLFRVNVVSESEEEHPGPQLNEGREMALPGKQEKQGAKQEQSRPQQQVRKGPKVGRNDPCPCGSGKKYKHCCGKVK comes from the coding sequence ATGCTCTCCCGGGCCATCGAGAACGCCCAGAAGAAGGTGGAGCAGATGCACTTCGATATCCGGCGGCAGCTGCTCATGTACGACAACGTCCTCAGCCAGCAGCGCGAGGCCATCTACACCGAACGGCGCCGGGTGCTCCTGGAAGAGGGGGTCACCGACCGGGCCTGGGAGGTGGTGGAGGACGCCGTCAACGGCATCCTGGAGGACGCCTATCCCGAGGAGGGCGAGGCGGAACCGCACTCCGCCCAGGTGCGGCTGAAATCCATCTTCTGGCCGGGGCTGGAGAAGCACCTGGACGGCGTGGACAGCGCCAAGCTTCTCCCGCCCGCCAGGGAAGCCATCTTCGACGAACTGCGCCGGCGCTTCGACGGCCGGATCGCGGAGATGGGGGAGGTCATGGCCGAGGAGGTGGCCCGGGCGGTGATCCTGCACGTGATGGATGCCCGCTGGAAGGAGCACCTGCTTGCCATGGACGAGCTGCGCCGCGGTATCGGCCTGCGGGCCATCGGCCAGAAGGATCCGCTGCTGGAGTATCAGTTCGAATCCTACAACCTCTTCCAGGAGATGCTCACCAAGGTCCGTGAAGGGGTTTCGGAGATGCTCTTTCGTGTCAACGTGGTCTCCGAGAGCGAGGAGGAGCACCCCGGCCCCCAGCTCAACGAGGGGCGGGAGATGGCCCTCCCCGGGAAACAGGAGAAGCAGGGCGCCAAACAGGAGCAGTCCAGACCGCAGCAGCAGGTCCGCAAGGGGCCCAAGGTGGGGCGGAACGACCCCTGCCCCTGCGGAAGCGGAAAGAAGTACAAGCACTGCTGCGGCAAAGTCAAGTAA